Part of the Arsenicicoccus sp. oral taxon 190 genome, CCGTTGTTGCGAGCTCGGGTGGCCGTGGCGGGTTTTCACGCCGTGGCGCCCATGCTGGGGACGACCAGACCGCGAGGCCGTTTGCGGGTCAGCACCTTTCGTGGCGTGAGCACCGCGACACTGGTCTACGACCACCAGCCGATCCTCGACGCCTTCCGGAGGGTCGGGCCGGACGTGGTCATGGGGGCGATGGACCTGCGCGGCATGGCGACGCCCTACCTCTTCGAGCTCACCCGAAACCCTGAAGGCTGCCGCTGATAACGGCATACTCATAAGCTTTTGCCTAATGATGGGCCGGGCATGCGGCGGAGAGTGGCACGACGGTGCTGAACCCGCCCCTCCTGGGGCATGGTGAGGGCATGGCTGACGCACGCAACGCCTC contains:
- a CDS encoding DUF4334 domain-containing protein, yielding MSTATLVYDHQPILDAFRRVGPDVVMGAMDLRGMATPYLFELTRNPEGCR